In Longimicrobiales bacterium, a single genomic region encodes these proteins:
- a CDS encoding pyridoxamine 5'-phosphate oxidase family protein → MPLEYTPASRLLQDRFDTRRLADRLAEVKVHEEFTPDDAAFIERLDMFFLATVDATGQPTCSYKGGDPGFVRTTGPRELAFPNYDGNGMYLSMGNVADTNAVGLLFIDFEAQRRMRVDGRARIELHDPLLKHYPEAQFVVRVEALRIYPNCPRYIHRYRLVERSQFVPHTEVETPVPAWKQSAWARDVLPADDPARPRT, encoded by the coding sequence ATGCCACTGGAGTACACGCCCGCGTCGCGCTTGCTGCAGGACCGGTTCGATACGCGGCGGCTCGCCGATCGCCTTGCCGAAGTGAAGGTGCACGAGGAGTTCACACCCGATGATGCCGCGTTCATCGAGCGCCTCGACATGTTTTTCCTGGCCACGGTCGACGCTACGGGTCAGCCGACCTGCTCGTACAAGGGCGGCGACCCGGGCTTCGTACGGACTACGGGCCCGCGGGAGCTCGCCTTTCCCAACTACGACGGCAACGGCATGTACCTGTCGATGGGTAATGTCGCCGATACGAATGCCGTCGGTCTGCTCTTCATCGATTTCGAGGCACAGCGAAGGATGCGCGTCGACGGGCGTGCACGAATCGAGCTGCATGATCCGCTGCTGAAGCATTATCCCGAGGCGCAGTTCGTCGTCCGGGTCGAGGCGCTGCGGATCTATCCGAACTGTCCGCGCTACATCCACAGGTACCGGCTCGTGGAGCGGTCGCAGTTCGTGCCGCACACCGAGGTCGAAACGCCGGTGCCGGCATGGAAACAGTCGGCGTGGGCGCGCGACGTGCTGCCCGCCGATGACCCTGCCCGGCCACGGACCTGA